The Lycium ferocissimum isolate CSIRO_LF1 chromosome 10, AGI_CSIRO_Lferr_CH_V1, whole genome shotgun sequence genome window below encodes:
- the LOC132035000 gene encoding uncharacterized protein LOC132035000, whose amino-acid sequence MTTSIENTITEATSAGNGVVAAIDQSSLYFLHASDSPGMNLVNTPFDGTGYGAWRISMLIALSAKNKLGYIEKESVIPPSESAEYKLWSRCNDMVTSWLLNYLSKEIAGSVIYSKTAKELWKDLEDSCGGKEKMNKSLQDERLVQFLMGLNDVYAPGRSNILMLSPLPSVNLAYSLLMQDEK is encoded by the exons ATGACAACTTCAATTGAAAACACCATTACTGAAGCAACCTCTGCTGGAAATGGAGTTGTTGCTGCCATTGATCAAAGcagtctttattttcttcatgcctCTGACTCACCAGGCATGAATCTTGTCAACACACCTTTTGATGGAACTGGTTATGGAGCATGGAGAATATCCATGCTCATAGCTCTCTCAGCAAAGAACAAACTGGGATACATTGAGAAGGAATCAGTCATACCACCATCTGAATCTGCAGAATACAAGCTGTGGAGTAGATGTAATGACATGGTTACTTCCTGGTTGCTGAACTATCTTTCAAAAGAGATAGCAGGAAGTGTCATCTACTCCAAAACTGCAAAAGAACTCTGGAAGGACCTTGAGGACAG TtgtggaggaaaagaaaaaatgaacaaGTCTTTGCAGGATGAAAGGTTGGTACAATTTCTTATGGGACTTAATGATGTATATGCACCAGGAAGGAGTAATATTCTCATGTTATCACCTCTCCCTAGTGTGAACCTTGCTTATTCTCTGTTGATgcaagatgaaaaataa